From one Henningerozyma blattae CBS 6284 chromosome 1, complete genome genomic stretch:
- the TBLA0A06230 gene encoding uncharacterized protein (similar to Saccharomyces cerevisiae CIS3 (YJL158C); ancestral locus Anc_1.189), protein MQFEKTLVAVTLLAVSKAAAVPDEPYTTLTPTGVYKDASSNYPSTFGINVVPLAAANAKRDYKVQHKVVVTRTHDVTVTVKGEPTTVTTKVDTTTTVGAGAANTEGTQKSTVEAIDTEVQATQKPAEDTVKTDTQKPTAKVTVPQKVEETSTSKTESKPTTTVTDQKTSNKDTKTSDNTLNAVSCKNSGTLVVSLTDGLLIDSKGRIGSVVSNRQIQFDGPPPQSGSIYAAGWALTPDGNLALGSQDIFYQCLSGNFYNMYDQPIAEQCEEVHLQAIELVDC, encoded by the coding sequence atgCAATTCGAAAAAACTTTAGTTGCCGTGACTTTACTCGCAGTCTCAAAGGCTGCTGCAGTACCAGATGAACCATATACTACATTAACTCCAACAGGTGTGTATAAAGACGCTTCTAGCAATTACCCTTCAACTTTTGGAATTAACGTCGTTCCATTGGCTGCTGCAAACGCAAAAAGAGACTATAAAGTACAACATAAAGTTGTCGTTACTAGAACCCATGATGTCACAGTCACCGTTAAGGGTGAACCAACTACTGTAACAACTAAAGTTGATACAACTACAACAGTTGGAGCAGGAGCAGCAAATACAGAAGGTACTCAAAAGTCAACAGTAGAGGCTATTGACACTGAAGTACAAGCTACCCAAAAACCAGCAGAAGATACTGTTAAAACTGATACCCAAAAGCCAACAGCTAAAGTCACTGTGCCTCAAAAAGTGGAAGAAACATCTACTAGTAAGACTGAATCAAAGCCTACTACAACAGTTACTGATCAAAAAACTTCAAATAAGGATACAAAAACATCAGATAATACTCTAAATGCAGTAAGTTGTAAAAATAGTGGAACCCTAGTTGTATCTTTAACAGATGGGCTGTTAATTGACTCTAAAGGTAGAATTGGATCCGTCGTTTCCAATAGACAGATTCAATTTGACGGTCCACCACCACAATCAGGCTCAATTTATGCTGCTGGATGGGCTCTTACTCCTGATGGTAATTTGGCTTTAGGTAGCCAAGACATATTCTACCAATGCCTATCCGGAAATTTCTATAACATGTATGATCAACCGATTGCTGAACAATGTGAAGAAGTGCATTTACAGGCTATTGAATTAGTTGATTGTTAA
- the FAR1 gene encoding cyclin-dependent protein serine/threonine kinase inhibiting protein FAR1 (similar to Saccharomyces cerevisiae FAR1 (YJL157C); ancestral locus Anc_1.190) — MQLNLKTPTKFHSSKKLHTPPSVQNDPEKQNKQPRLLERIPSLRKKSLDFSTILEKESVPEPIIFSPTTRKRMAKRKNLPEPLNLTKPLSPPLSSKKSSHSSKALMKNNLLKTEQTGLNSPFQLSSSSTQNSIHSSTPTRSTKGINLTNILLTEPLDKDAAFILEHSKKRSNSIYSFGNESMHSRNTSTFSSSGLRKFVTEQCCLCNENLTSSFAGEKAIELACDHVCHFDCYSLSLSSISIDNTYPICSICNITTKPKDEDIFQNLTSRIISKAHTLEHSTKSIVEQFVEMNSNSYLMLRDNFTPKDQIIKTADLTNNGFKAPLLSINEEEFSPAVTVSSNHVSNSVFDESYSFIDYKDSRSCLSSDTMDDLLSTPLKFNSAGKNKNNTSYFQITYNSKKPFLTIKTPINIKNVDQEKLRDNINANKYLTTLVGMQNDDVLLFDKVAYSTDGSQWQYNCIAILFKSVIILYDIVLSSIEGKIPLTNISNISKLNNKTLLMDVMSTALPEVYFYFDCKQNSHILEKWKYCIKNIKKLKTKTSLQLTETAWDIIPKSDVEKQADNKEELASANKKELASANKKELASANKESVSLKPKWEDFNVSTKLQFIVCINLSSSKKMNQEEYFGNIIKNIRAIINNLKDEDQLGLVTIGKDGAGNVGKFGTFVGTIDKNWDGWEDVINSISSVNQSIFSTKQEALDKTLEVCYRLNMRSMILNPEDYKKHILLFGDFDSNNLNKSLSSLGRILVNEKSYDISAINPDSSCESEIISLIEKCHKNNFRNISLSIRGDILPLKDMCVGETQELNLKNILKIEGIDEKINATISWTHDEHDKSLRKEEIIEIMI; from the coding sequence ATGCAActgaatttaaaaactccaacaaaatttcattccagtaaaaaattacacACACCACCCAGTGTGCAAAATGATCCAGAAAAGCAGAATAAACAGCCAAGACTATTGGAAAGAATTCCTAGTCTTCgaaaaaaatcattggATTTTTCCACAATACTTGAAAAAGAATCTGTACCAGaaccaataatattttctccAACTACTAGAAAGAGAATGGCTAAGAGGAAAAATCTTCCTGAACCTTTAAACCTTACAAAGCCACTATCACCTCCACTTAGCTCAAAAAAGAGTTCGCATTCGAGCAAAGCTcttatgaaaaataatttactaAAAACCGAACAAACAGGTTTAAATTCTCCTTTCCAATTATCAAGCAGCTCAACCCAAAATTCTATACATTCTTCAACTCCAACTCGCTCCACAAAAGGTATAAATCtcacaaatattttgttaacTGAGCCTCTCGATAAAGATGCAGCTTTCATCCTGGAGCATTCCAAGAAAAGAAGTAACAGTATTTACTCTTTTGGAAATGAATCAATGCATTCAAGAAATACTTCTACATTCTCAAGTTCAGGACTTCGAAAATTTGTAACTGAACAATGTTGTCTCTGTAACGAAAACTTGACTAGTTCATTTGCAGGAGAAAAGGCAATAGAATTGGCTTGTGATCATGTATGTCATTTTGATTGCTACTCGCTATCTCTGAGTTCTATTAGTATAGACAATACTTACCCAATTTGTTCTATATGCAATATTACAACAAAGCCTAAGGATGAggatatttttcaaaatctaaCATCTAGAATAATCTCAAAAGCACATACCTTGGAGCATTCCACTAAGAGTATCGTCGAACAATTTGTGGAAATGAATTCAAATTCCTATTTAATGCTAAGAGATAATTTTACACCTAAAGATCAGATTATTAAGACGGCAGATTTGACTAATAATGGTTTCAAAGCACCCTTACTATCgattaatgaagaagaattctCACCAGCAGTAACTGTATCATCTAATCATGTGAGCAATTCCGTTTTTGATGAGAGTTATTCCTTTATTGATTATAAGGACTCTAGAAGTTGCCTAAGTTCTGACACAATGGATGACCTTCTATCAACCCCGTTGAAATTCAATTCAGCAGggaagaataaaaataatacctCTTATTTCCAAATTACTTATAATTCCAAAAAACCTTTTTTAACCATTAAAACCCCaattaatatcaaaaatgttgatcaagaaaaattgagggataatattaatgcaAATAAGTACCTAACAACTTTAGTTGGGATGCAAAATGAtgatgtattattattcgaTAAAGTTGCATACTCAACAGATGGTAGCCAATGGCAATATAATTGTATAGCAATTTTATTCAAGtctgttattattttgtatgATATTGTTTTGTCAAGTATTGAAGGTAAGATCCCGTTAAccaatatttcaaatatttcaaaattgaataataaaactcTGTTAATGGATGTTATGAGTACTGCTTTACCAGAGgtctatttttattttgattgtAAACAAAACTCACatattttagaaaagtggaaatattgtattaagaatattaaaaaattgaaaactaAAACTTCTCTTCAATTGACTGAAACTGCTTGGGACATTATTCCCAAATCAGATGTTGAAAAACAAGCTGATAACAAAGAGGAACTAGCTTCTGCTAACAAAAAGGAACTAGCTTCTGCTAACAAAAAGGAACTAGCTTCTGCTAACAAAGAAAGCGTTTCACTAAAGCCAAAGTGGGAAGATTTTAACGTATCAACCAAATTACAATTCATTGTTTGTATTAAtctttcatcttcaaagaaaatgaatcaGGAAGAgtattttggaaatattatcaaaaatataagagcaatcataaataatttgaagGATGAAGATCAATTAGGTTTGGTGACAATTGGAAAAGATGGTGCCGGTAATGTTGGTAAATTTGGAACATTTGTAGGTActattgataaaaattggGATGGTTGGGAAGATGTTATAAATAGTATCTCATCTGTAAATCAAAGTATATTTTCTACTAAGCAAGAAGCCTTGGATAAGACATTGGAAGTATGTTACAGATTAAATATGAGGAGCATGATATTAAACCCAGAAGACTATAAGAAAcatattttgttatttgGAGATTTTGACAGCaacaatttgaataaatcaCTAAGTAGTTTAGGGAGAATCTTAGTAAACGAAAAAAGTTATGATATCTCTGCAATAAATCCAGATTCCAGCTGTGAATCGGAAATAATATCTCTAATAGAGAAATGTCATAAAAATAACTTTAGAAACATTTCTTTATCAATAAGAGGTGACATTTTGCCATTGAAAGATATGTGTGTGGGTGAAACacaagaattaaatttaaagaatatattaaaaattgaaggaATTGACGAGAAAATAAATGCTACTATATCATGGACTCATGATGAGCATGATAAGTCATTAAGAAAAGAAGAGATTATAGAAATtatgatataa